One Rosa chinensis cultivar Old Blush chromosome 5, RchiOBHm-V2, whole genome shotgun sequence genomic region harbors:
- the LOC112164102 gene encoding uncharacterized protein LOC112164102 has translation MVLWSLWKNRNGKLWNDTCQPAHVLMLSSLAWLDEFCKARQMEKKPTVRAKTSWTLAPDGQWKLNVDGSFLPSLTHGGTGGVLRYGTCDFKATFANHVTLVASTKHTELIAIRDGLKLLQDLQAENVIVELDCLEVAADIVDLQALHIAETGIIDDIRGSLEILHNVRINHVSRSGNMVAHRLAAAIAYEADIS, from the coding sequence ATGGTTCTATGGTCTCTGTGGAAGAATAGGAATGGCAAGCTTTGGAATGATACTTGTCAACCTGCACATGTGTTGATGTTAAGTTCATTGGCCTGGCTTGATGAATTCTGCAAAGCTAGGCAAATGGAAAAGAAGCCAACAGTTAGGGCTAAAACCTCCTGGACACTTGCACCTGATGGCCAATGGAAGCTCAATGTGGATGGAAGCTTCTTACCAAGCCTCACTCATGGTGGAACTGGAGGTGTTCTTAGATATGGTACATGTGATTTTAAAGCAACCTTTGCCAACCATGTTACTTTAGTAGCCTCGACAAAGCATACGGAACTGATTGCCATCCGAGATGGCTTGAAGCTACTGCAAGACTTGCAAGCTGAAAATGTTATTGTGGAGTTGGATTGCCTTGAAGTGGCGGCTGACATTGTTGATCTGCAGGCCCTTCATATTGCCGAAACTGGTATCATTGATGATATTCGAGGCAGTTTAGAGATCTTGCACAATGTTCGAATCAATCATGTATCTAGGTCCGGTAACATGGTGGCACATCGACTTGCAGCTGCCATAGCATATGAAGCTGATATATCATAG
- the LOC112164103 gene encoding receptor-like protein 2 encodes MTRAMKLFMRCRSLEFLALGSAFVDEETRADVGIVDFGGLQNLRFLDLGYCHLTGEIPIWLSKLKKLGILYMDHNKITGSIPSWLGTLPMLIYMNLGSNLISGEFPKALCRLPKLVTAWTAARGDDNDLELPIYGSQGKLSVQYTFSFFAPEIYVGNNAINGSIPFEIGQLQLLHALYLNNNNFSGRIPEQISNLKNLEELDLSRNQFTGNIPSSITRLNFLSFFNVSYNNLAGLIPRGTQLQLLNASAFEGNPKLCGTPLPNECQPNNGNDNADIKTSQDNTVDEHQSQILWFYTSTVLGFIVGFWGVCCPLVLNKKWRYGYFKFLDSAQDRLQGMIIARVYGNRRLIN; translated from the coding sequence ATGACTAGAGCAATGAAATTATTTATGCGTTGCAGAAGTCTTGAATTTCTCGCCTTAGGATCTGCTTTTGTAGATGAGGAAACGCGAGCTGATGTTGGCATTGTTGATTTTGGTGGACTCCAAAATCTTCGATTTTTGGATTTGGGCTATTGTCACCTTACTGGTGAAATTCCTATATGGTTATCTAAGCTCAAGAAGCTAGGGATCTTGTATATGGACCATAATAAAATCACAGGGTCAATTCCTAGCTGGTTGGGGACTCTCCCAATGCTCATTTACATGAACTTGGGATCCAACCTTATTTCAGGTGAATTTCCAAAGGCACTTTGTAGACTACCAAAGTTGGTAACTGCATGGACTGCAGCTCGGGGGGACGATAATGATCTTGAATTGCCTATCTATGGATCCCAAGGTAAATTATCGGTGCAATacacattttctttctttgctccAGAAATCTACGTAGGAAATAATGCCATTAATGGGAGCATACCTTTTGAGATTGGCCAATTGCAGCTTCTCCATGCGTTGTATCTTAACAACAACAACTTCTCCGGCCGCATTCCAGAGCAGATATCTAACCTCAAAAACTTGGAGGAATTGGATCTTTCCAGAAATCAGTTTACTGGAAATATCCCATCATCAATTACAAGGCTCAATTTCTTGTCATTTTTCAATGTTTCATACAATAATCTCGCAGGATTGATACCAAGAGGGACTCAGCTCCAACTTTTGAATGCTTCTGCATTTGAAGGGAACCCAAAGCTTTGTGGTACCCCACTTCCAAATGAGTGTCAACCAAATAATGGCAACGATAATGCAGATATTAAGACCAGCCAAGACAATACAGTGGATGAGCATCAAAGTCAAATTCTATGGTTTTACACTTCCACTGTTCTTGGGTTCATTGTAGGATTTTGGGGAGTTTGTTGCCCTTTGGTTCTTAATAAGAAATGGAGATATGGATATTTCAAATTTCTAGACAGCGCTCAAGATAGGCTCCAAGGGATGATAATTGCTCGTGTGTATGGCAATAGAAGGCTTATAAATTAG